The Methanoculleus sp. SDB genome includes a window with the following:
- a CDS encoding S-adenosylmethionine decarboxylase, translating into MIDLPSHKLEGIPLPVTDDDIIARFKESDAWGLYTSVDLKNCNPETIRNPEKIRRFIVELCDLIDMKRFGEPQIIHFGPNERVAGYSMTQLIETSLVSGHFANETNAAYLDIFSCKEYAPGVMAEFCRQYFEAESMTTHVSLRE; encoded by the coding sequence ATGATAGATCTTCCCTCACACAAGCTGGAAGGTATACCCTTGCCCGTAACAGATGACGACATCATTGCACGATTCAAGGAATCGGACGCGTGGGGTCTCTACACCAGCGTCGACCTGAAGAACTGTAATCCCGAGACCATCAGGAATCCGGAAAAGATCCGGAGGTTCATCGTTGAACTCTGTGATCTTATCGACATGAAGCGCTTCGGCGAACCGCAGATCATTCACTTCGGGCCGAACGAGCGTGTCGCCGGGTACTCGATGACTCAGCTGATCGAAACGTCCCTCGTATCGGGACATTTCGCGAACGAGACCAATGCAGCATATCTTGACATATTCAGCTGCAAGGAATATGCCCCGGGAGTCATGGCAGAGTTCTGCCGTCAGTACTTTGAGGCGGAATCGATGACCACCCATGTTTCACTCCGGGAATAA
- a CDS encoding sugar-specific transcriptional regulator TrmB, with product MSSVLERRREFLKLMRQLTLDKGHFTVNDIADLAGLPRSTVQDWINRLIEERCLVQKEEKRGRTPARYMASSAMLSTACRRIFTTVDGDMVAIYHECRSGGCAAFCAFHHRQAGGVLADVSRDGMLLHEYATIGKKDANIGQYPSAAVGVIGVRKDDGYIVQRIRCTGGPAYSLTDMMAMAEGVVHISVQKTGQVVEGDVVTRALTHVIVGIDDTDSPEGGATFALALGLLQFLGKMEGLIPIGHRVVMLDPSCPYRTAGNSCSYIELAAEPGLLPHIRETAVRFMADESLSPEWGIAIRQGFTIPPVLRAFGVKARKSSVSREEAQAAAQASGVDLEGKRGIIGALAAVGLRGLPHDVLLDPARDPETAPR from the coding sequence GTTCCTGAAACTAATGCGTCAGCTGACGCTCGATAAAGGCCACTTCACTGTCAATGATATTGCCGATCTCGCCGGTCTGCCGCGCAGCACGGTCCAGGACTGGATTAACCGCCTCATCGAGGAACGATGCCTTGTCCAGAAGGAGGAAAAACGCGGGCGGACTCCCGCACGGTACATGGCATCAAGTGCGATGCTCTCCACGGCATGCAGGCGGATATTCACGACTGTCGATGGCGATATGGTAGCGATTTATCACGAATGCCGGAGCGGCGGATGTGCGGCATTCTGCGCTTTCCACCACCGGCAGGCAGGCGGCGTTCTTGCTGACGTATCGAGGGACGGGATGCTCCTGCACGAATATGCGACCATCGGCAAGAAGGACGCAAATATTGGCCAGTACCCCTCTGCCGCCGTCGGAGTCATCGGAGTCCGGAAGGATGACGGGTATATCGTCCAGCGGATCCGATGCACCGGCGGGCCCGCCTATTCTCTCACCGATATGATGGCGATGGCCGAAGGTGTCGTCCACATCTCCGTGCAGAAAACAGGGCAGGTCGTGGAGGGCGATGTGGTCACCCGGGCGCTGACGCATGTCATCGTGGGCATTGACGATACGGACTCGCCCGAAGGAGGTGCGACCTTCGCCCTTGCTCTCGGCCTGCTCCAGTTCCTCGGAAAAATGGAGGGCCTCATCCCCATCGGCCACCGTGTTGTCATGCTCGATCCCTCCTGCCCCTACCGGACGGCCGGCAATTCGTGCAGTTATATCGAACTCGCGGCCGAACCCGGCCTGCTCCCCCATATCAGGGAGACGGCAGTCCGCTTTATGGCAGATGAATCGCTTTCCCCCGAATGGGGCATCGCGATCAGGCAGGGTTTCACCATTCCCCCGGTGCTCAGGGCATTCGGGGTGAAAGCGAGAAAGTCCTCTGTTTCCCGGGAGGAGGCGCAGGCTGCCGCACAGGCATCAGGAGTCGATCTCGAAGGAAAGCGGGGGATTATCGGTGCTCTTGCGGCGGTCGGACTCAGGGGCCTTCCGCACGATGTGCTCCTTGATCCCGCACGGGATCCGGAGACGGCCCCGCGGTGA